A genome region from Pirellulales bacterium includes the following:
- the fhcD gene encoding formylmethanofuran--tetrahydromethanopterin N-formyltransferase, translating into MYIGSTLIEATFAEAFRLRFVRLVVTAHDDYWRRAAAGEATGYASSIIGCDAEAGIERWLEPEETPDRRPGVALLAFGFSTESLGKAILARTGQCLMTCPSTAVYDGLPDATDRVPLGRLLRFFGDGHQKSKLIGSRRYWRIPVMDGEFLVEESLGVEKGIGGGNVLIQGTSLEGTLDAARRGIAAIAPLPGVIAPFPGGVARSGSKVGSRYKALKASTAEAFCPTLCGRVESQLHPEANYCLEIVIDGIDEAAIRRAMTVAIRAAVGPEIVAISAGNYGGKLGKFHFQLRELLAAGESGK; encoded by the coding sequence ATGTATATTGGCTCAACTTTAATCGAAGCGACATTTGCCGAGGCGTTTCGGTTGCGTTTCGTGCGATTGGTCGTCACGGCACACGACGATTATTGGCGGCGGGCCGCGGCCGGCGAGGCGACCGGCTACGCCAGCTCGATTATCGGCTGCGATGCCGAGGCCGGGATCGAGCGCTGGCTCGAGCCGGAGGAAACGCCCGACCGCCGGCCGGGAGTGGCGCTCCTGGCGTTCGGGTTTTCGACCGAGAGCCTCGGCAAGGCGATTCTGGCGCGCACCGGGCAATGCCTGATGACCTGTCCGAGCACGGCGGTTTACGATGGATTGCCCGACGCGACGGATCGCGTGCCGCTAGGCCGACTGCTGCGGTTCTTCGGCGACGGCCATCAGAAGAGCAAGCTGATCGGCTCTCGGCGGTATTGGCGAATTCCGGTGATGGACGGCGAGTTCCTGGTCGAGGAATCGCTGGGCGTCGAAAAAGGAATCGGTGGCGGAAATGTGCTGATTCAAGGCACGTCGCTCGAAGGCACGCTCGACGCCGCACGCCGCGGCATCGCGGCCATCGCGCCACTGCCGGGCGTGATCGCGCCGTTTCCCGGCGGCGTCGCGCGCAGCGGCAGCAAAGTCGGCTCGCGCTACAAAGCGCTCAAGGCCTCGACCGCCGAGGCCTTCTGCCCGACGCTCTGCGGCCGGGTCGAAAGCCAATTGCATCCGGAGGCGAATTACTGCCTAGAGATCGTGATCGACGGGATTGACGAAGCGGCGATCCGCCGCGCAATGACCGTCGCGATTCGCGCCGCGGTGGGACCGGAAATCGTCGCCATCTCCGCCGGTAACTACGGCGGCAAGCTGGGAAAGTTTCATTTCCAGTTGCGCGAGCTGCTGGCGGCGGGAGAGAGTGGCAAGTGA
- a CDS encoding P-II family nitrogen regulator, which produces MRKIEAVIRHFKLEEVKDALNAKGVQGMTVTEVRGFGRQKGQRETYRGAEYAVDFLPKVKIEVVVADNDAADLIDTIMKTARTGQVGDGKIFLSELLEVIRIRTGETAETAV; this is translated from the coding sequence ATGAGAAAGATCGAAGCCGTCATTCGCCATTTCAAGCTCGAGGAAGTCAAGGACGCGCTCAATGCCAAGGGGGTTCAAGGTATGACCGTCACCGAGGTCCGCGGATTCGGCCGGCAGAAGGGGCAGAGGGAGACTTATCGCGGGGCGGAATATGCCGTCGATTTTCTTCCCAAGGTCAAGATCGAGGTCGTCGTCGCGGACAACGACGCAGCCGACCTGATCGACACGATCATGAAAACAGCCCGCACCGGTCAAGTCGGCGACGGCAAAATCTTCCTCAGCGAGCTGCTGGAAGTGATCCGCATCCGTACGGGGGAGACCGCGGAAACGGCGGTGTGA